One genomic window of Halorubrum hochsteinianum includes the following:
- a CDS encoding VOC family protein: MSDPTAHHVGVTVADLDRAVDFYAETFDLDVVAEFSVGGDAFAEAVAVEGASAEFAHLDADDAIVELVAYEPAGEAGADPELNRPSATHLGLSVDDVEAFYEGLSDDVETLSPPRTTSSGTTVLFVRDPEGNLIEVLDA; this comes from the coding sequence GTGTCAGACCCAACCGCGCACCACGTCGGGGTCACCGTCGCCGACCTCGACCGTGCCGTCGACTTCTACGCCGAAACGTTCGACCTCGACGTCGTCGCCGAGTTCTCCGTCGGCGGCGACGCCTTCGCCGAGGCGGTCGCCGTCGAGGGCGCGTCCGCCGAGTTCGCCCACCTCGACGCCGACGACGCGATCGTCGAACTCGTCGCCTACGAGCCGGCGGGCGAGGCAGGCGCGGACCCCGAACTGAATCGCCCGAGCGCGACCCACCTCGGACTCTCCGTCGACGACGTCGAGGCGTTCTACGAGGGACTCTCCGACGACGTGGAGACGCTCTCGCCGCCCCGCACCACGTCGAGCGGGACGACGGTCCTGTTCGTCAGGGACCCGGAGGGGAACCTGATCGAAGTGCTGGACGCCTGA
- a CDS encoding 2,5-diamino-6-(ribosylamino)-4(3H)-pyrimidinone 5'-phosphate reductase, which produces MHVVVNAAQSVDGKLATRRREQLRISGSEDFDRVDRVRAAADAVLVGVGTVLADDPHLTLDEEDRRVERLRAGRSGDPARVVVDSTGRTPTDARILDDAATTYLLVSEATDRERREALADAGAEVIIAGEERVDVAVGVERLADRGVDRLMVEGGGEVIFSCFEAGVVDELHVYVGSLVIGGRDAPTLADGTGFTEAFPDLTLADVERLDDGVVLSYDVVDGDGS; this is translated from the coding sequence ATGCACGTGGTCGTCAACGCGGCCCAGAGCGTCGACGGGAAGCTCGCCACCCGCCGCCGGGAACAGCTCCGGATCTCGGGGTCGGAGGACTTCGACCGGGTCGACCGGGTCAGGGCGGCCGCGGACGCGGTCCTCGTCGGGGTCGGGACCGTCCTCGCGGACGACCCGCACCTCACGCTCGACGAGGAGGACCGCCGCGTCGAACGCCTGCGGGCCGGGCGGTCCGGGGACCCCGCCCGCGTCGTGGTCGACTCGACCGGCCGGACGCCGACCGACGCCCGGATCTTGGACGACGCGGCGACGACGTACCTGCTCGTCTCGGAGGCGACCGACCGGGAGCGACGGGAGGCGCTCGCCGACGCGGGCGCGGAGGTGATCATCGCCGGGGAGGAGCGCGTCGACGTCGCGGTCGGGGTCGAGCGGCTCGCGGACCGCGGCGTCGACCGGCTGATGGTCGAGGGGGGCGGCGAGGTGATCTTCTCGTGTTTCGAGGCCGGGGTGGTCGACGAGCTCCACGTCTACGTCGGCTCGCTCGTGATCGGCGGCCGCGACGCGCCCACGCTGGCGGACGGGACGGGGTTCACCGAGGCGTTCCCCGACCTGACGCTCGCGGACGTGGAGCGGCTCGACGACGGGGTCGTCCTCTCGTACGACGTCGTGGACGGCGACGGCTCGTAG
- a CDS encoding coiled-coil protein, producing the protein MVTKEEVIEQYDVEPMDEADNVDLSEDDLDNGSKGQLIKRAGQLRDRRNELNQMASERASKRDDLNAKTREKVDEAQEHRESRDELNEQVQEHKDKRNELNAEANELFDEVEELKQDLELGSGKSIEELEEEIEDLEFRQQTEVLDAEDERELIEKIDDKREKLAEKKEKVDDTSELDELVEEAEEVRSEASQHHQKVTELADKAQEHHNQMIEAYREADDIRDEADEMHELFVEAQEAADRHHEDFVRVQKRLRELDKKEEEERQDERAEKREEEKEEAEEIYQKFKEGETLDTEDLMKLQKTGLL; encoded by the coding sequence ATGGTAACGAAAGAAGAAGTCATCGAGCAGTACGACGTGGAACCGATGGACGAGGCGGACAACGTGGACCTTTCTGAGGACGACTTGGACAACGGCTCCAAGGGGCAGCTCATCAAGCGCGCCGGTCAGCTGCGAGACCGACGCAACGAGCTGAACCAGATGGCCTCCGAGCGCGCCTCCAAGCGCGACGACCTCAACGCGAAGACGCGCGAGAAGGTCGACGAGGCCCAGGAGCACCGCGAGAGCCGCGACGAGCTCAACGAGCAGGTCCAGGAGCACAAGGACAAGCGCAACGAGCTCAACGCCGAGGCCAACGAGCTGTTCGACGAGGTCGAGGAGCTCAAACAGGACCTCGAACTCGGCTCCGGCAAGTCCATCGAGGAGCTCGAAGAGGAGATCGAGGACTTAGAGTTCCGTCAGCAGACGGAGGTCCTCGACGCGGAGGACGAGCGCGAGCTGATCGAGAAGATCGACGACAAACGCGAGAAGCTCGCCGAGAAGAAGGAGAAGGTCGACGACACGAGCGAGCTCGACGAGCTCGTCGAGGAGGCCGAGGAGGTCCGCTCCGAGGCGTCCCAGCACCACCAGAAGGTGACGGAGCTCGCCGACAAGGCCCAGGAGCACCACAACCAGATGATCGAGGCCTACCGCGAGGCCGACGACATCCGCGACGAGGCCGACGAGATGCACGAGCTCTTCGTCGAGGCCCAGGAGGCGGCCGACCGCCACCACGAGGACTTCGTCCGCGTCCAGAAGCGCCTGCGCGAGCTCGACAAGAAGGAGGAGGAGGAGCGCCAGGACGAGCGCGCCGAGAAGCGCGAGGAAGAGAAGGAGGAGGCCGAGGAGATCTATCAGAAGTTCAAGGAGGGCGAGACGCTCGACACCGAGGACCTGATGAAGCTCCAGAAGACCGGCCTCCTGTAA
- the sppA gene encoding signal peptide peptidase SppA produces the protein MDDAPTNGRKGLLAAAAVGAATTIAGRAALARLTGGRFGDAETYNTAKVTVSGPIRRNQGRPSPLSGPGGATADDVVEQIEAADEDDDVEALLLELNTPGGEVVPSDDIRRAAAGFDGPTVAYATDTCASGGYWIASGCDELWAREASLVGSIGVVGSRPNAKGLADKLGISYEQFTAGEYKDAGVPLKQIEEDEREYLQGIIDGYYEQFVETVSEGRDMDPDEIRDTEARVYLGEDAAEMGLVDELGTEDDVEGRLAELIGAKPEVREFTPERGLAERLGIGAERVAFAAGSGVASVFGGDGGDIDVELR, from the coding sequence ATGGACGACGCGCCGACGAACGGACGGAAGGGGTTGCTCGCGGCCGCCGCGGTGGGCGCGGCGACGACGATCGCGGGCCGCGCGGCCCTCGCGCGGCTCACCGGCGGGCGGTTCGGTGACGCCGAGACGTACAACACCGCAAAGGTGACCGTGTCGGGCCCGATCCGGCGGAATCAGGGCCGTCCCTCGCCGCTTTCGGGACCGGGCGGCGCGACCGCGGACGACGTGGTCGAACAGATCGAGGCGGCCGACGAGGACGACGACGTCGAGGCGCTACTCTTAGAACTCAACACGCCGGGCGGCGAGGTCGTCCCGAGCGACGACATCCGGCGGGCCGCCGCCGGCTTCGACGGGCCGACGGTCGCGTACGCGACCGACACCTGCGCCTCCGGCGGCTACTGGATCGCGAGCGGCTGCGACGAGCTGTGGGCGCGCGAGGCGAGCCTCGTCGGCTCCATCGGCGTCGTCGGCTCGCGCCCGAACGCGAAGGGGCTGGCGGACAAGCTCGGAATCAGCTACGAGCAGTTCACGGCCGGCGAGTACAAGGACGCCGGCGTCCCGCTGAAGCAGATCGAGGAGGACGAGCGGGAGTACCTCCAGGGGATCATCGACGGCTACTACGAGCAGTTCGTCGAGACCGTCAGCGAGGGCCGCGACATGGACCCCGACGAGATCCGAGACACCGAGGCCCGCGTGTACCTCGGCGAGGACGCCGCCGAGATGGGGCTCGTCGACGAGCTCGGCACCGAGGACGACGTCGAGGGGCGGCTCGCCGAGCTGATCGGCGCGAAGCCGGAGGTGCGCGAGTTCACCCCGGAGCGGGGGCTGGCCGAGCGGCTCGGCATCGGCGCGGAGCGCGTCGCGTTCGCGGCCGGGAGCGGCGTCGCGAGCGTGTTCGGCGGCGACGGCGGCGACATCGACGTGGAGTTGCGATAG
- a CDS encoding DUF373 family protein — translation MTTLVICVDRSGAIGRATNVPMPVAGWEAVRSLVTDAGLDDPEDASVNCLLESLRVARDLRDEREESVVAVVSAESDTPVGADRSIAAQLDDLVERYDPRAAIVVVDSAEDERVLPVVESRVPVDSVDRVVVRQARDIESTYYLLKQFLADEQLRSTVLVPIGVALLLLPVLFARFSAGEAVAGVAGLLGAALLYKGLAIDRRVAGMPERVREALYAGQVSVVTYVVAGGLALVGGFFGVLAASELDAGSPRLVEAVEFAFAAVPWFAVAGVTAAVGRLLDELIRDEGIRTPYLNLPFVIAAVALVVRGFAGYFLAQEAVRDPLSVYGMAMTPVQQLAAFIVSGIVVSLVGVKVASDVGTETLEDVIDAEREADGRRE, via the coding sequence GTGACGACGCTGGTCATCTGCGTCGACCGCTCGGGGGCGATCGGTCGCGCCACCAACGTCCCGATGCCGGTCGCGGGCTGGGAGGCCGTCCGCTCGCTGGTGACGGACGCCGGGCTGGACGACCCCGAGGACGCCAGCGTGAACTGCCTGCTGGAGTCGCTGCGGGTCGCGCGCGACCTCCGGGACGAGCGCGAGGAGTCGGTCGTCGCGGTCGTCTCCGCCGAGAGCGACACCCCGGTCGGGGCCGACCGGTCGATCGCGGCCCAGCTCGACGACCTCGTGGAGCGGTACGACCCCCGGGCCGCGATCGTCGTGGTCGACTCCGCGGAGGACGAGCGCGTCCTCCCGGTCGTGGAGTCGCGGGTCCCGGTCGACTCGGTCGACCGCGTCGTCGTCCGGCAGGCCCGCGACATCGAGTCCACCTACTACCTGCTCAAGCAGTTCCTCGCCGACGAGCAGCTCCGGTCGACGGTGTTGGTCCCGATCGGCGTCGCGCTACTCCTGCTGCCGGTGCTGTTCGCCCGGTTCTCCGCCGGGGAGGCGGTCGCGGGCGTCGCCGGCCTGCTCGGCGCGGCGCTGCTCTACAAGGGGCTGGCGATCGACCGGCGCGTGGCGGGGATGCCCGAACGCGTGCGCGAGGCGCTGTACGCCGGGCAGGTGTCGGTCGTGACGTACGTGGTCGCCGGCGGGCTGGCGCTGGTCGGCGGCTTCTTCGGCGTCCTCGCCGCGTCGGAGCTGGACGCCGGGTCGCCCCGGCTCGTCGAGGCCGTAGAGTTCGCCTTCGCGGCGGTGCCGTGGTTCGCGGTCGCCGGCGTGACCGCGGCCGTGGGGCGACTGCTCGACGAGCTGATCCGCGACGAGGGGATCCGGACGCCGTATCTCAACCTCCCGTTCGTCATCGCGGCGGTCGCCTTAGTCGTCCGCGGCTTCGCCGGCTACTTCCTCGCGCAGGAGGCGGTCCGGGACCCCCTGTCCGTCTACGGGATGGCGATGACCCCGGTCCAACAGCTCGCGGCGTTCATCGTGAGCGGCATCGTCGTGTCGCTCGTCGGCGTCAAGGTCGCCAGCGATGTCGGCACGGAGACCCTCGAAGACGTCATCGACGCGGAGCGGGAGGCGGACGGCCGACGGGAGTGA
- a CDS encoding shikimate dehydrogenase: MDVYGLIGNPVGHSLSPPMHEAGYEALGLDARYVTFEPDADAAAGAIAGAADLGVAGLNVTVPFKRDALDAVDPAPLAERIGAVNTVDYGPVRKGDADRPRGHNTDAAGVTRALEHHDVTIDGRDALVVGAGGAGRAAAFALADAGAAVHVANRTAGRAVELAEAVPGATGGGLDDLADRVAAADLLVNATSVGMESPEETPVPAEHLHGDLAVLDAVYAPIETRLLREAADAGATTVDGAWMLLFQGVEAFEIWTDEDAPVEAMNAALRAELE; this comes from the coding sequence ATGGACGTGTACGGACTGATCGGAAACCCGGTCGGCCACTCGCTGTCGCCGCCGATGCACGAGGCGGGCTACGAGGCGCTCGGACTCGACGCGCGGTACGTGACCTTCGAACCCGACGCCGACGCCGCGGCCGGAGCCATCGCGGGCGCGGCCGACCTCGGCGTCGCCGGCCTCAACGTCACGGTGCCGTTCAAGCGCGACGCGCTCGACGCGGTCGACCCCGCCCCGCTCGCCGAGCGCATCGGCGCGGTCAACACGGTCGACTACGGCCCGGTCCGCAAGGGCGACGCCGACCGCCCGCGCGGCCACAACACCGACGCGGCCGGGGTGACCCGGGCGCTCGAACACCACGACGTGACGATCGACGGTCGCGACGCGCTCGTGGTGGGCGCGGGCGGGGCGGGGCGGGCGGCCGCGTTCGCGCTGGCGGACGCGGGCGCGGCGGTCCACGTCGCGAACCGCACCGCCGGACGGGCGGTCGAACTCGCGGAGGCGGTCCCGGGCGCGACCGGCGGCGGGCTCGACGACCTCGCCGACCGCGTCGCGGCCGCCGACCTGCTCGTCAACGCGACGAGCGTGGGGATGGAGTCGCCCGAGGAGACGCCGGTCCCCGCGGAGCACCTCCACGGCGACCTCGCGGTGCTAGACGCGGTGTACGCCCCGATCGAGACGCGCCTGCTCCGGGAGGCGGCCGACGCGGGCGCGACGACGGTCGACGGCGCATGGATGCTACTGTTCCAGGGGGTCGAGGCGTTCGAGATCTGGACCGACGAGGACGCACCGGTCGAGGCGATGAACGCGGCGCTGCGAGCGGAACTGGAGTGA
- a CDS encoding helix-hairpin-helix domain-containing protein, translating to MALLQKLKEKLGFGSGSADRESAETEVTVERESEPAADAAASESDDGADDAETGDAGTDEAEPVAAGTEAAASTESLVDDEAAADDAADDAESATGDGVAEPAEAAGDEGDDVAVDGDDRGPSVEEIKGIGPAYAERLASIGIETVDELAGADAADVAEGASVGEKRAATWIDRASEF from the coding sequence ATGGCCCTACTTCAGAAGCTCAAAGAGAAGCTCGGATTCGGGAGCGGCTCCGCCGACCGGGAGTCGGCCGAGACCGAAGTGACCGTCGAGCGCGAGTCGGAACCGGCCGCCGACGCGGCCGCCTCCGAGAGCGACGACGGCGCGGACGACGCCGAGACCGGCGACGCCGGGACCGACGAAGCGGAGCCGGTCGCCGCGGGGACGGAGGCCGCCGCCTCGACCGAGTCGCTCGTCGACGATGAGGCCGCGGCCGACGACGCGGCCGACGACGCCGAGAGCGCGACCGGCGACGGGGTGGCCGAGCCGGCGGAGGCCGCGGGCGACGAGGGCGACGACGTCGCGGTCGACGGCGACGACCGCGGGCCGAGCGTCGAGGAGATCAAGGGCATCGGGCCGGCGTACGCGGAGCGGCTCGCGTCCATCGGGATCGAGACGGTCGACGAGCTCGCGGGCGCGGACGCCGCGGACGTGGCCGAGGGGGCGAGCGTCGGCGAGAAGCGCGCCGCGACGTGGATCGACCGCGCGAGCGAGTTCTGA
- a CDS encoding anthranilate synthase component I family protein, whose translation MRRTAHTDRDRFHAVAAAAPAGARVPVELRVAVDDPFSAYRRARDGPGGVFYETTGGQSGWGYFGVDPVERLTVSGDAVALGGGAERSGPDERDDADSTGDYRRPSPSLAALEGVLDGETLARGDCEVPYPCGAFGWLSYDAARELEDFPAAASEGPGAVDDRGLPRLRAALFDRIAAWECPTESGGDGRRDAGANAEGATVTLRVTACPRVPEGLDDPDADRDALDALFDEGAERAADLIRRIETGDPEAERPPDPTAERATFESDVGREGYADAVRRVKEYVREGDTFQANVSQRLTAPAAVHPVDAYDALREVNPAPYSGLIEFGGSGDGETGADGAAADGTNRPSGTDLVSASPELLLHREPTDDPERGARLVTEPIAGTRPRGDSDEADAALEGELTGDAKERAEHAMLVDLERNDLGKVSRFGTVDVSEYRRVDRYSEVMHLVSLIEGEARSDVGLADAVAACFPGGTITGAPKPRTMEIIDELEPTRRGPYTGSMFAAGFDGRATLNIVIRTLVRHATEYHLRVGAGIVHDSDPDAEYEETLAKARALVSAVDEALATGGMAVDETRGDAAAEEAPDGTTEGAVER comes from the coding sequence ATGAGGCGAACGGCACACACCGACCGGGACCGATTCCACGCGGTCGCCGCCGCGGCTCCGGCCGGCGCGCGGGTCCCGGTCGAGCTCCGGGTCGCCGTCGACGACCCCTTCTCGGCGTACCGGCGGGCGCGGGACGGTCCCGGCGGCGTGTTCTACGAGACGACCGGCGGCCAGTCCGGCTGGGGGTACTTCGGCGTCGACCCGGTCGAGCGGCTGACCGTCTCCGGCGACGCGGTCGCGCTCGGCGGCGGGGCCGAGAGATCGGGGCCGGACGAGCGCGACGACGCGGATTCCACGGGCGACTACCGCCGTCCGTCACCGTCGCTCGCCGCGCTGGAGGGCGTCCTCGACGGCGAGACGCTGGCGCGCGGCGACTGCGAGGTCCCGTATCCCTGCGGCGCGTTCGGCTGGCTCTCCTACGACGCCGCCCGCGAGTTGGAGGACTTCCCGGCCGCCGCGTCGGAGGGGCCGGGCGCGGTCGACGACCGGGGCCTCCCGCGGCTTCGGGCGGCGCTCTTCGACCGGATCGCTGCGTGGGAGTGTCCGACGGAGAGCGGCGGCGACGGACGGCGCGACGCGGGCGCGAACGCCGAGGGCGCGACCGTCACGCTCCGCGTGACCGCCTGTCCCCGCGTTCCGGAGGGGCTCGACGACCCGGACGCCGACCGCGACGCGCTCGACGCGCTGTTCGACGAGGGGGCCGAGCGGGCGGCGGACCTGATACGCCGGATCGAGACGGGCGACCCCGAGGCGGAGCGGCCGCCCGACCCGACCGCGGAGCGCGCGACCTTCGAGAGCGACGTGGGTCGGGAGGGGTACGCCGACGCGGTGCGGCGCGTCAAGGAGTACGTCCGCGAGGGCGACACGTTTCAGGCGAACGTCTCCCAGCGCCTGACCGCGCCGGCCGCGGTCCATCCGGTCGACGCCTACGACGCGCTCCGGGAAGTGAACCCCGCGCCGTACTCCGGGCTGATCGAGTTCGGCGGGAGCGGTGACGGTGAGACCGGGGCCGACGGAGCCGCGGCCGACGGGACGAACCGCCCGAGCGGCACCGACCTCGTGAGCGCGAGCCCGGAACTGCTCTTACACCGGGAGCCGACCGACGACCCCGAGCGCGGCGCGCGCCTCGTCACGGAGCCCATCGCCGGGACGCGCCCGCGGGGGGACAGCGACGAGGCCGACGCCGCGCTCGAAGGGGAGCTGACAGGCGACGCGAAGGAGCGCGCCGAGCACGCGATGCTGGTCGACTTAGAGCGCAACGACCTCGGCAAGGTGTCGCGGTTCGGCACGGTCGACGTGAGCGAGTACCGCCGCGTCGACCGCTACAGCGAGGTGATGCACCTCGTGAGCCTGATCGAGGGGGAGGCGCGGAGCGACGTGGGGCTCGCGGACGCCGTCGCCGCCTGCTTCCCCGGCGGGACGATCACCGGCGCGCCCAAGCCGCGGACGATGGAGATAATCGACGAACTGGAGCCGACGCGCCGGGGGCCGTACACCGGGTCGATGTTCGCGGCCGGGTTCGACGGGCGCGCGACGCTCAACATCGTCATCCGCACGCTCGTCCGCCACGCGACCGAGTACCACCTCCGAGTCGGGGCGGGGATCGTCCACGACTCCGACCCCGACGCCGAGTACGAGGAGACGCTCGCGAAGGCGCGCGCGCTGGTGAGCGCCGTCGACGAGGCGCTCGCGACCGGCGGGATGGCGGTCGACGAGACGAGGGGCGATGCGGCCGCCGAAGAGGCACCCGACGGGACGACCGAGGGGGCGGTCGAGCGATGA
- a CDS encoding anthranilate synthase component II: MTDRDAAATVGSDDGWRPGAGETDARVLVVDNYDSFAYNLVQYVGEVAGAVTVRRNDAVDLDGIRALDPDGVVVSPGPGTPAEAGVSTGVFELDRPVFGVCLGHQALCASGGSRVGHAPEVVHGKPSTITHDGEGVFAGLPDRLRVGRYHSLCVEREDLPDELVETARTEDEREVVMGVRHREKPHVGVQFHPESILTPRGKRLVRNFVAGCEQ; this comes from the coding sequence ATGACGGACAGGGACGCGGCGGCGACCGTCGGATCGGACGACGGCTGGCGACCGGGCGCGGGCGAGACCGACGCGCGGGTCCTCGTCGTCGACAACTACGACTCGTTCGCGTACAACCTCGTCCAGTACGTCGGGGAGGTCGCGGGCGCGGTGACGGTCCGGCGCAACGACGCGGTCGACCTCGACGGGATCCGCGCGCTCGACCCGGACGGCGTCGTCGTCTCCCCGGGCCCCGGCACCCCGGCCGAGGCCGGCGTCTCGACCGGGGTCTTCGAACTCGATCGCCCCGTGTTCGGCGTCTGTCTCGGCCATCAGGCGCTGTGCGCGAGCGGCGGGAGCCGCGTCGGCCACGCGCCCGAGGTCGTCCACGGGAAGCCGTCGACGATCACCCACGACGGCGAGGGCGTCTTCGCCGGCCTCCCCGACCGGCTCCGCGTCGGGCGGTACCACTCGCTGTGCGTCGAGCGCGAGGACCTGCCCGACGAACTGGTCGAGACCGCCCGCACCGAGGACGAGCGCGAAGTGGTGATGGGCGTGCGCCACCGCGAGAAGCCGCACGTCGGCGTCCAGTTCCACCCGGAGAGCATCCTCACCCCGCGCGGGAAGCGGCTGGTGCGGAACTTCGTGGCGGGGTGCGAGCAATGA